One part of the Triplophysa dalaica isolate WHDGS20190420 chromosome 25, ASM1584641v1, whole genome shotgun sequence genome encodes these proteins:
- the fhod3a gene encoding FH1/FH2 domain-containing protein 3 isoform X1, which produces MSSFVCRVQFLDDTDPFNSTSFPEPTRPPVYTFREDIPLINQLAGIHRLLKAPHKLDDCALQLSHTGVYLDLELSLSEQRDELDGFQQDDCGGRGKKHSIILRTQLSVRVHACIEKLYNSNGRDLRRALFSLKQIFQDDKDLVHEFVMAEGLSCLIKVGSEADQNYQNYILRALGQIMLYVDGMNGVIGHQEIIQWLYVLIGSKFRLVVKTALKLLLVFVEYSESNATLNIQAINSVDNKRGCKPWSNAMEILAEKDGVDTELLVYVMTLINKTLAALPDQDSFYDMVDVLEEQGMESVSRRYLGRKGTDLDLLEQLNIYEANLRHEDGDEDCLPPPSGRRERRRSSVGGEERRGLERRRSRRHSLGRPGHASPLSPASPRHTNLQTCNGQDVNERTHVMHESKLLPVIEEDEDEALLTESSDDDDEEMNPSSCVISEAAGQSHPQHTEHTSRADDVTEENSPAPPPNDSAQPSLLATLLARRKSAFSVPATNEVSPPSRGSGRPLDHLPYLPHSPFFLFSYDVEEERPPEKSRSFSGVSSSSAAVKQQNERPPLGGLLSSSYRQHQESLAAERERRRVQREERLQKIEREERNRHSRDYVLNMEEARHAREERFKTAERLADEELERERVRSGPRGVNLTLSPSDGCQSPRSATPSSETSQDDQDTPITSNPPSEPDANDLEPEEKETEPTEEPEEVEEISADQEVGGAEEQVEEEEEGSEREAPDGEAEDSGILSDKERQNEEVNEKDNCSASSISSASSTLEREDRVNADTGQWSHSINDVNVNEERNKILNSKLFMLDMLYSQNKQPSEEDEDEEDSKEKDPPEDPCVSALETQSPPEDNSQGEKKAENQSNVRAFAERFGDLVKGLTSPPVEALEKQLPPPPPKKESDCIWDQLMATPRELRIGDIDFTDLRDEEDQDVLDTGSLTSGDLPPPPPCPFKLPPPPPMFGCPPPPPMFNIRVPPPPPSFSTSAPPPLQSPLFQKKKKTIRLFWTEVRPADWTHRRSQESLWSILEPVKLDTSKLETLFESKSKEMPVTKKAAADGKRQEIIVLDSKRSNSINIGLTVLPPPRTIKTAILNFDEYALNKEGIDKILTMIPTEEEKQKIQEAQVMNPDVPLGSAEQFLLTLSSISELSARLHLWAFKLDYEATEKEVAEPLQDLKEGMDQLEKNKTLRYIVSTLLAIGNFLNGSNAKGFDLNYLEKVPEVKDTVHKQSLLHHVCGVVVENFPESSDLYSEIGALTRSAKVDFDQLQENLTQMEWRCKASWDHLKVIAKHEMKPALKQKMSDFLKDCAEKIIILKTVHRRIMNRFHSFLLFLGQPAYSVRDISVNRFSRIISEFALEYRTTRERVLQHKQKRADHRERNKTRGKMITDINTQTDDEDVSEVVHAGRSGGGSSVSSAAVQEVEPQGLAHAKDTAEHEQMKAVLKSSVQANDSDTSVLPGLRIRTRTRASRGRTAWAPASEESQTVTDDTADDIMERIVRSATQSPRERAQPRERRRSRANRKSLRRTLKGGLTPEEAEALGLDTSEMSV; this is translated from the exons ATGTCGTCGTTTGTTTGTCGGGTTCAGTTTTTAGACGACACCGATCCGTTCAACAGCACGAGCTTCCCCGAACCGACCAGACCTCCGGTGTACACATTCAGAGAGGATATACCCCTGATCAACCAGCTCGCGGGGATCCACAGACTCCTCAAAGCTCCACACAAA CTTGACGACTGTGCTCTTCAGCTCTCTCACACCGGTGTCTATCTGGATCTGGAGTTATCTCTGTCTGAACAGAGAGATGAGCTCGACGGATTTCAACAGGACGACTGCGGAGG gagGGGAAAGAAGCACAGCATTATCTTACGCACTCAGTTGAGCGTCCGTGTTCATGCGTGTATCG AGAAGTTGTATAATTCAAATGGACGTGACTTGAGAAGAGCGTTGTTTTCTCTCAAGCAGATATtccag gatgATAAGGATCTGGTTCATGAGTTTGTGATGGCAGAAGGTCTCTCGTGTTTGATTAAAGTGGGTTCTGAAGCGGATCAGAACTATCAGAACTACATCCTCAGAg CTTTAGGTCAGATCATGCTGTATGTGGATGGGATGAACGGGGTCATAGGTCACCAGGAGATCATCCAGTGGCTCTATGTTCTCATTGGCTCAAAG tttcGTCTGGTTGTGAAAACAGCTTTAAAACTCCTGCTGGTGTTTGTGGAGTATTCTGAATCAAACGCAACACTCAACATACAGGCCATTAATAGTGTGGACAACAAgagag gctGTAAGCCGTGGTCAAACGCAATGGAGATTTTAGCAGAGAAGGACGGTGTGGACACAGAACTTCTGGTGTATGTCATGACACTCATCAATAAG ACGCTGGCGGCTCTGCCGGATCAGGATTCGTTCTATGATATGGTGGATGTTCTGGAGGAGCAGGGGATGGAGTCTGTGTCCCGCAGGTATCTGGGTCGTAAGGGAACTGATCTGGATCTCCTGGAGCAGCTGAACATATATGAG GCGAACCTGCGTCATGAGGACGGTGATGAGGACTGCTTACCTCCGCCATCCGGTCGCCGTGAGAGACGGCGCTCAAGTGTCGGGGGAGAAGAGAGGCGGGGTTTAGAGAGACGCCGCAGTCGCAGACATTCACTGGGTAGACCTGGTCACGCCTCTCCACTAAGCCCCGCCTCTCCGCGTCACACAAACTTACAGACCTGTAACGGACAAGACGTTAACGAAAG AACGCATGTGATGCACGAGTCAAAGCTTCTGCCAGTGAT AGAGGAAGATGAGGATGAAGCTCTCCTCACAGAGTcttctgatgatgatgatgaggaaaTGAATCCTTCATCATGTGTCATCAG TGAGGCTGCTGGTCAATCACATCCTCAGCACACAGAACACACGAGCCgtgctgatgatgtcactgaAGAGAACAGCCCAGCTCCGCCCCCCAATGACTCCGCCCAGCCCTCGCTCCTGGCCACTCTACTCGCACGCCGTAAGTCAGCCTTCAGCGTGCCGGCGACCAATGAGGTGAGCCCTCCTTCACGTGGATCCGGCCGGCCGCTGGACCATCTGCCGTACCTACCGCACTCGcccttcttcctcttctcttatGATGTAGAGGAGGAGAGACCGCCGGAGAAGAGCAG gtCGTTTTCTGGGGTCAGTTCTTCATCAGCAGCAGTCAAACAGCAGAATGAGAG gccTCCTCTGGGTGGACTTCTGTCCTCATCATACCGTCAACATCAAGAGTCACTCGCtgccgagagagagagacgacgAGTCCAGCGAGAGGAACGACTCCAGAAGAttgagagagaggagagaaaccGACACAG tcGGGACTATGTGTTGAACATGGAGGAGGCCAGACACGCTCGAGAGGAGAG gtttAAGACGGCCGAGCGGCTCGCTGATGAGGAGttagagagagagcgtgtgcGTTCAGGACCTCGTGGTGTCAATCTCACTCTGAGTCCCTCTGACGGCTGTCAGTCACCCCGCAGTGCCACACCCTCCTCTGAGACATCACAGGATGATCAGGACACGCCCATTACGTCAAACCCGCCCTCTGAACCAG ACGCCAATGATCTAGAACCTGAGGAGAAAGAGACGGAGCCCACAGAAGAACCCGAGGAAGTGGAGGAGATAAGTGCTGATCAGGAAGTGGGCGGAGCTGAGGAACAggtggaggaggaagaggaggggtCTGAACGGGAAGCTCCGGACGGAGAGGCGGAAGACAGCGGAATCTTGAGCGATAAAGAACGTCAGAACGAAGAAGTGAACGAGAAAGACAACTGCTCCGCCTCCAGCATCTCTTCAGCCAGTAGTACACtagaaagagaagacagagtcAACGCTGACACCG GTCAGTGGTCTCACAGCATCAATGACGTGAATGTGAATGAAGAACGAAACAAGATCCTCAACAGTAAACTCTTCATGTTGGACATGCTGTACTCACAGAACAAACAGCCGTCGGAGGAAGACGAGGATGAGGAAGATTCAAAAGAGAAAGATCCACCTGAAGATCCGTGCGTCTCAGCGCTGGAAACCCAGAGTCCACCAGAGGACAACAGTCAAGGAGAGAAGAAAGCGGAGAATCAGAGTAACGTGCGAGCGTTCGCCGAGCGCTTTGGAGACCTGGTGAAGGGTCTGACATCTCCACCGGTGGAAGCCCTCGAGAAACAGCTGCCCCCTCCACCTCCAAAGAAAGAGTCCGACTGTATCTGGGATCAGCTGATGGCGACCCCGCGGGAACTCCGCATCGGTGACATCGACTTCACAGATCTAAGAGACGAAGAGGATCAAGACGTCCTGGATACTGGAAGTTTGACGTCTGGAGACctgcctcctcctcctccctgCCCCTTTAAACTACCACCTCCTCCTCCGATGTTCGGTTGCCCTCCACCCCCTCCCATGTTCAACATTCGggttcctcctcctcctcccaGCTTCTCCACCTCGGCCCCGCCTCCTCTTCAGTCTCCTCTGTtccagaagaagaagaaaaccatcagaCTGTTCTGGACTGAAGTCCGACCCGCTGACTGGACCCACAGAAGAAGTCAAGAGTCGCTGTGGTCCATACTTGAGCCTGTCAAACTCGACACGAGTAAACTTGAGACGCTCTTCGAGAGCAAATCCAAAGAGATGCCCGTAACCAAG AAAGCAGCAGCGGATGGAAAGCGACAGGAAATCATCGTTCTGGATTCTAAACGCAGCAACTCCATTAACATCGGCCTGACGGTCCTCCCGCCCCCCCGCACCATCAAAACCGCCATACTCAACTTTGATGAGTACGCCCTTAACAAAGAGGGAATCGAT AAAATCCTGACGATGATTCCCACAGAGGAGGAGAAACAGAAGATTCAGGAGGCTCAGGTGATGAATCCTGATGTTCCTCTGGGCAGCGCTGAGCAGTTTCTCCTCACGCTGTCGTCCATCAGTGAACTCTCGGCCCGTCTGCACCTCTGGGCCTTTAAACTCGACTATGAGGCCACTGAGAAG GAAGTTGCTGAGCCCCTACAGGACCTGAAGGAGGGCATGGATCAGCTGGAGAAGAATAAAACGCTGCGTTACATTGTGTCCACGCTGCTCGCCATCGGCAACTTTCTGAACGGCTCAAAC GCTAAAGGATTTGATCTCAACTATCTGGAGAAAGTTCCAGAAGTGAAGGACACCGTACACAAACAGTCTCTCCTGCATCACGTCTGCGGTGTCGTGGTGGAGAACTTTCCCGAGAGCAGTGATCTTTACTCTGAGATCGGAGCGTTGACACGCTCAGCCAAA GTGGATTTCGATCAGCTGCAGGAGAACTTGACTCAGATGGAATGGCGCTGCAAAGCATCGTGGGATCATCTGAAAGTCATCGCGAAGCACGAGATGAAACCAGCGCTGAAACAGAAGATGTCTGACTTTCTGAAGGACTGCGCTGAGAAGATCATCATCCTGAAAACCGTCCACAGACGAATCATGAACAG GTTTCACTCATTTCTGCTGTTCCTGGGTCAGCCGGCGTACAGTGTTCGTGACATCAGCGTGAACCGCTTCAGCAGGATCATCAGTGAGTTTGCTCTGGAGTACAGGACCACACGTGAACGAGTTCttcaacacaaacagaaacgaGCCgatcacagagagagaaacaagaCACGCGGCAAAATGATCACAGACATCAACACACAG ACTGATGATGAAGATGTCAGTGAG gTGGTACATGCGGGTCGGTCAGGTGGAGGCAGCAGCGTCTCATCCGCAGCGGTGCAGGAGGTGGAGCCGCAGGGTTTGGCTCACGCTAAAGATACAGCAGAACATGAACAGATGAAGGCGGTTCTGAAGAGCAGTGTGCAGGCCAATGACAGCGACACCTCGGTTCTGCCGGGATTACGAATCCGTACACGCACTCGAGCCAGCAGAG GCCGCACGGCTTGGGCCCCTGCAAGTGAAGAATCACAGACTGTCACAGACGACACTGCCGATGACATCATGGAGAGAATTGTACGCTCGGCCACTCAGAGTCCACGAGAAAGAGCTCAACCCCGCGAACGACGACGCTCGCGTGCAAACCGAAAGTCAC TGAGGAGGACATTGAAGGGCGGTCTGACCCCAGAGGAAGCTGAAGCGCTGGGATTGGACACATCAGAGATGTCGGTTTGA
- the fhod3a gene encoding FH1/FH2 domain-containing protein 3 isoform X2: MSSFVCRVQFLDDTDPFNSTSFPEPTRPPVYTFREDIPLINQLAGIHRLLKAPHKLDDCALQLSHTGVYLDLELSLSEQRDELDGFQQDDCGGRGKKHSIILRTQLSVRVHACIEKLYNSNGRDLRRALFSLKQIFQDDKDLVHEFVMAEGLSCLIKVGSEADQNYQNYILRALGQIMLYVDGMNGVIGHQEIIQWLYVLIGSKFRLVVKTALKLLLVFVEYSESNATLNIQAINSVDNKRGCKPWSNAMEILAEKDGVDTELLVYVMTLINKTLAALPDQDSFYDMVDVLEEQGMESVSRRYLGRKGTDLDLLEQLNIYEANLRHEDGDEDCLPPPSGRRERRRSSVGGEERRGLERRRSRRHSLGRPGHASPLSPASPRHTNLQTCNGQDVNERTHVMHESKLLPVIEEDEDEALLTESSDDDDEEMNPSSCVISEAAGQSHPQHTEHTSRADDVTEENSPAPPPNDSAQPSLLATLLARRKSAFSVPATNEVSPPSRGSGRPLDHLPYLPHSPFFLFSYDVEEERPPEKSRSFSGVSSSSAAVKQQNERPPLGGLLSSSYRQHQESLAAERERRRVQREERLQKIEREERNRHSRDYVLNMEEARHAREERFKTAERLADEELERERVRSGPRGVNLTLSPSDGCQSPRSATPSSETSQDDQDTPITSNPPSEPDANDLEPEEKETEPTEEPEEVEEISADQEVGGAEEQVEEEEEGSEREAPDGEAEDSGILSDKERQNEEVNEKDNCSASSISSASSTLEREDRVNADTGQWSHSINDVNVNEERNKILNSKLFMLDMLYSQNKQPSEEDEDEEDSKEKDPPEDPCVSALETQSPPEDNSQGEKKAENQSNVRAFAERFGDLVKGLTSPPVEALEKQLPPPPPKKESDCIWDQLMATPRELRIGDIDFTDLRDEEDQDVLDTGSLTSGDLPPPPPCPFKLPPPPPMFGCPPPPPMFNIRVPPPPPSFSTSAPPPLQSPLFQKKKKTIRLFWTEVRPADWTHRRSQESLWSILEPVKLDTSKLETLFESKSKEMPVTKKAAADGKRQEIIVLDSKRSNSINIGLTVLPPPRTIKTAILNFDEYALNKEGIDKILTMIPTEEEKQKIQEAQVMNPDVPLGSAEQFLLTLSSISELSARLHLWAFKLDYEATEKEVAEPLQDLKEGMDQLEKNKTLRYIVSTLLAIGNFLNGSNAKGFDLNYLEKVPEVKDTVHKQSLLHHVCGVVVENFPESSDLYSEIGALTRSAKVDFDQLQENLTQMEWRCKASWDHLKVIAKHEMKPALKQKMSDFLKDCAEKIIILKTVHRRIMNRFHSFLLFLGQPAYSVRDISVNRFSRIISEFALEYRTTRERVLQHKQKRADHRERNKTRGKMITDINTQVVHAGRSGGGSSVSSAAVQEVEPQGLAHAKDTAEHEQMKAVLKSSVQANDSDTSVLPGLRIRTRTRASRGRTAWAPASEESQTVTDDTADDIMERIVRSATQSPRERAQPRERRRSRANRKSLRRTLKGGLTPEEAEALGLDTSEMSV; encoded by the exons ATGTCGTCGTTTGTTTGTCGGGTTCAGTTTTTAGACGACACCGATCCGTTCAACAGCACGAGCTTCCCCGAACCGACCAGACCTCCGGTGTACACATTCAGAGAGGATATACCCCTGATCAACCAGCTCGCGGGGATCCACAGACTCCTCAAAGCTCCACACAAA CTTGACGACTGTGCTCTTCAGCTCTCTCACACCGGTGTCTATCTGGATCTGGAGTTATCTCTGTCTGAACAGAGAGATGAGCTCGACGGATTTCAACAGGACGACTGCGGAGG gagGGGAAAGAAGCACAGCATTATCTTACGCACTCAGTTGAGCGTCCGTGTTCATGCGTGTATCG AGAAGTTGTATAATTCAAATGGACGTGACTTGAGAAGAGCGTTGTTTTCTCTCAAGCAGATATtccag gatgATAAGGATCTGGTTCATGAGTTTGTGATGGCAGAAGGTCTCTCGTGTTTGATTAAAGTGGGTTCTGAAGCGGATCAGAACTATCAGAACTACATCCTCAGAg CTTTAGGTCAGATCATGCTGTATGTGGATGGGATGAACGGGGTCATAGGTCACCAGGAGATCATCCAGTGGCTCTATGTTCTCATTGGCTCAAAG tttcGTCTGGTTGTGAAAACAGCTTTAAAACTCCTGCTGGTGTTTGTGGAGTATTCTGAATCAAACGCAACACTCAACATACAGGCCATTAATAGTGTGGACAACAAgagag gctGTAAGCCGTGGTCAAACGCAATGGAGATTTTAGCAGAGAAGGACGGTGTGGACACAGAACTTCTGGTGTATGTCATGACACTCATCAATAAG ACGCTGGCGGCTCTGCCGGATCAGGATTCGTTCTATGATATGGTGGATGTTCTGGAGGAGCAGGGGATGGAGTCTGTGTCCCGCAGGTATCTGGGTCGTAAGGGAACTGATCTGGATCTCCTGGAGCAGCTGAACATATATGAG GCGAACCTGCGTCATGAGGACGGTGATGAGGACTGCTTACCTCCGCCATCCGGTCGCCGTGAGAGACGGCGCTCAAGTGTCGGGGGAGAAGAGAGGCGGGGTTTAGAGAGACGCCGCAGTCGCAGACATTCACTGGGTAGACCTGGTCACGCCTCTCCACTAAGCCCCGCCTCTCCGCGTCACACAAACTTACAGACCTGTAACGGACAAGACGTTAACGAAAG AACGCATGTGATGCACGAGTCAAAGCTTCTGCCAGTGAT AGAGGAAGATGAGGATGAAGCTCTCCTCACAGAGTcttctgatgatgatgatgaggaaaTGAATCCTTCATCATGTGTCATCAG TGAGGCTGCTGGTCAATCACATCCTCAGCACACAGAACACACGAGCCgtgctgatgatgtcactgaAGAGAACAGCCCAGCTCCGCCCCCCAATGACTCCGCCCAGCCCTCGCTCCTGGCCACTCTACTCGCACGCCGTAAGTCAGCCTTCAGCGTGCCGGCGACCAATGAGGTGAGCCCTCCTTCACGTGGATCCGGCCGGCCGCTGGACCATCTGCCGTACCTACCGCACTCGcccttcttcctcttctcttatGATGTAGAGGAGGAGAGACCGCCGGAGAAGAGCAG gtCGTTTTCTGGGGTCAGTTCTTCATCAGCAGCAGTCAAACAGCAGAATGAGAG gccTCCTCTGGGTGGACTTCTGTCCTCATCATACCGTCAACATCAAGAGTCACTCGCtgccgagagagagagacgacgAGTCCAGCGAGAGGAACGACTCCAGAAGAttgagagagaggagagaaaccGACACAG tcGGGACTATGTGTTGAACATGGAGGAGGCCAGACACGCTCGAGAGGAGAG gtttAAGACGGCCGAGCGGCTCGCTGATGAGGAGttagagagagagcgtgtgcGTTCAGGACCTCGTGGTGTCAATCTCACTCTGAGTCCCTCTGACGGCTGTCAGTCACCCCGCAGTGCCACACCCTCCTCTGAGACATCACAGGATGATCAGGACACGCCCATTACGTCAAACCCGCCCTCTGAACCAG ACGCCAATGATCTAGAACCTGAGGAGAAAGAGACGGAGCCCACAGAAGAACCCGAGGAAGTGGAGGAGATAAGTGCTGATCAGGAAGTGGGCGGAGCTGAGGAACAggtggaggaggaagaggaggggtCTGAACGGGAAGCTCCGGACGGAGAGGCGGAAGACAGCGGAATCTTGAGCGATAAAGAACGTCAGAACGAAGAAGTGAACGAGAAAGACAACTGCTCCGCCTCCAGCATCTCTTCAGCCAGTAGTACACtagaaagagaagacagagtcAACGCTGACACCG GTCAGTGGTCTCACAGCATCAATGACGTGAATGTGAATGAAGAACGAAACAAGATCCTCAACAGTAAACTCTTCATGTTGGACATGCTGTACTCACAGAACAAACAGCCGTCGGAGGAAGACGAGGATGAGGAAGATTCAAAAGAGAAAGATCCACCTGAAGATCCGTGCGTCTCAGCGCTGGAAACCCAGAGTCCACCAGAGGACAACAGTCAAGGAGAGAAGAAAGCGGAGAATCAGAGTAACGTGCGAGCGTTCGCCGAGCGCTTTGGAGACCTGGTGAAGGGTCTGACATCTCCACCGGTGGAAGCCCTCGAGAAACAGCTGCCCCCTCCACCTCCAAAGAAAGAGTCCGACTGTATCTGGGATCAGCTGATGGCGACCCCGCGGGAACTCCGCATCGGTGACATCGACTTCACAGATCTAAGAGACGAAGAGGATCAAGACGTCCTGGATACTGGAAGTTTGACGTCTGGAGACctgcctcctcctcctccctgCCCCTTTAAACTACCACCTCCTCCTCCGATGTTCGGTTGCCCTCCACCCCCTCCCATGTTCAACATTCGggttcctcctcctcctcccaGCTTCTCCACCTCGGCCCCGCCTCCTCTTCAGTCTCCTCTGTtccagaagaagaagaaaaccatcagaCTGTTCTGGACTGAAGTCCGACCCGCTGACTGGACCCACAGAAGAAGTCAAGAGTCGCTGTGGTCCATACTTGAGCCTGTCAAACTCGACACGAGTAAACTTGAGACGCTCTTCGAGAGCAAATCCAAAGAGATGCCCGTAACCAAG AAAGCAGCAGCGGATGGAAAGCGACAGGAAATCATCGTTCTGGATTCTAAACGCAGCAACTCCATTAACATCGGCCTGACGGTCCTCCCGCCCCCCCGCACCATCAAAACCGCCATACTCAACTTTGATGAGTACGCCCTTAACAAAGAGGGAATCGAT AAAATCCTGACGATGATTCCCACAGAGGAGGAGAAACAGAAGATTCAGGAGGCTCAGGTGATGAATCCTGATGTTCCTCTGGGCAGCGCTGAGCAGTTTCTCCTCACGCTGTCGTCCATCAGTGAACTCTCGGCCCGTCTGCACCTCTGGGCCTTTAAACTCGACTATGAGGCCACTGAGAAG GAAGTTGCTGAGCCCCTACAGGACCTGAAGGAGGGCATGGATCAGCTGGAGAAGAATAAAACGCTGCGTTACATTGTGTCCACGCTGCTCGCCATCGGCAACTTTCTGAACGGCTCAAAC GCTAAAGGATTTGATCTCAACTATCTGGAGAAAGTTCCAGAAGTGAAGGACACCGTACACAAACAGTCTCTCCTGCATCACGTCTGCGGTGTCGTGGTGGAGAACTTTCCCGAGAGCAGTGATCTTTACTCTGAGATCGGAGCGTTGACACGCTCAGCCAAA GTGGATTTCGATCAGCTGCAGGAGAACTTGACTCAGATGGAATGGCGCTGCAAAGCATCGTGGGATCATCTGAAAGTCATCGCGAAGCACGAGATGAAACCAGCGCTGAAACAGAAGATGTCTGACTTTCTGAAGGACTGCGCTGAGAAGATCATCATCCTGAAAACCGTCCACAGACGAATCATGAACAG GTTTCACTCATTTCTGCTGTTCCTGGGTCAGCCGGCGTACAGTGTTCGTGACATCAGCGTGAACCGCTTCAGCAGGATCATCAGTGAGTTTGCTCTGGAGTACAGGACCACACGTGAACGAGTTCttcaacacaaacagaaacgaGCCgatcacagagagagaaacaagaCACGCGGCAAAATGATCACAGACATCAACACACAG gTGGTACATGCGGGTCGGTCAGGTGGAGGCAGCAGCGTCTCATCCGCAGCGGTGCAGGAGGTGGAGCCGCAGGGTTTGGCTCACGCTAAAGATACAGCAGAACATGAACAGATGAAGGCGGTTCTGAAGAGCAGTGTGCAGGCCAATGACAGCGACACCTCGGTTCTGCCGGGATTACGAATCCGTACACGCACTCGAGCCAGCAGAG GCCGCACGGCTTGGGCCCCTGCAAGTGAAGAATCACAGACTGTCACAGACGACACTGCCGATGACATCATGGAGAGAATTGTACGCTCGGCCACTCAGAGTCCACGAGAAAGAGCTCAACCCCGCGAACGACGACGCTCGCGTGCAAACCGAAAGTCAC TGAGGAGGACATTGAAGGGCGGTCTGACCCCAGAGGAAGCTGAAGCGCTGGGATTGGACACATCAGAGATGTCGGTTTGA